One genomic window of Vibrio natriegens NBRC 15636 = ATCC 14048 = DSM 759 includes the following:
- the galE gene encoding UDP-glucose 4-epimerase GalE, with amino-acid sequence MRVLVTGGMGYIGSHTCVQMIEAGMEPIIVDNLCNAKTEVLSRIEALTGKQPTFYQGDIRDEAFLDSVFAEHDIQAVIHFAGLKAVGESVVKPLEYYDNNVNGSLVLARSMRKAGVKSIVFSSSATVYGDPEIVPITEDSPTGATTNPYGSSKHMVEACLSDLFNAESDWSITLLRYFNPVGAHPSGSMGEDPQGIPNNLMPFIAQVAVGRREKLAVFGNDYLTPDGTGVRDYVHVMDLADGHIAALEAVGQKAGLHTYNLGTGKGSSVLEMVEAFGAACGKPVPYELCPRRPGDIAECWASTDKAERELGWKATRSVAEMTADTWNWQSNNPQGY; translated from the coding sequence GTGAGAGTACTTGTCACAGGTGGTATGGGTTACATCGGCAGTCACACATGCGTTCAGATGATTGAGGCGGGCATGGAGCCCATCATTGTCGATAACTTGTGTAACGCCAAAACAGAAGTATTGAGCCGTATTGAAGCGCTAACTGGCAAACAGCCAACTTTTTATCAAGGCGATATTCGTGATGAAGCGTTTTTGGATTCGGTATTCGCTGAGCATGATATCCAAGCGGTCATTCACTTTGCAGGTCTGAAAGCGGTAGGTGAGTCAGTCGTCAAGCCATTGGAATATTACGATAACAATGTCAATGGCTCATTGGTGTTGGCGCGTAGTATGCGTAAAGCGGGTGTGAAGAGCATCGTATTCAGTTCCTCAGCAACCGTCTACGGCGATCCAGAAATCGTTCCGATCACAGAAGACTCACCAACAGGTGCAACCACTAACCCATACGGTAGTAGTAAACACATGGTGGAAGCGTGTTTGAGTGATTTGTTCAATGCTGAAAGCGATTGGAGCATAACTTTGCTGCGCTACTTTAATCCTGTTGGCGCGCATCCATCAGGCAGCATGGGCGAAGACCCGCAAGGCATTCCAAACAACTTGATGCCGTTTATTGCACAAGTCGCGGTTGGTCGTCGTGAAAAGCTCGCCGTATTTGGTAACGACTACCTAACGCCGGATGGTACAGGTGTGCGTGATTACGTCCATGTAATGGACCTGGCTGATGGCCACATTGCGGCACTGGAAGCTGTGGGGCAGAAAGCGGGCTTGCACACATACAACCTAGGGACAGGTAAAGGTTCTAGCGTACTTGAAATGGTGGAAGCTTTCGGTGCTGCCTGCGGTAAACCTGTGCCTTACGAATTGTGCCCGCGTCGTCCGGGTGATATCGCCGAATGTTGGGCGAGCACAGACAAGGCAGAGCGCGAGCTTGGTTGGAAAGCAACACGCAGCGTTGCTGAAATGACTGCCGATACTTGGAATTGGCAATCTAACAACCCACAAGGTTACTAA
- a CDS encoding NAD(P)H-dependent oxidoreductase produces MKWNSVIKQAGFFLALQVLWLTCINVVSAAEQVHKTDIKTLVIVSHPYPERSVMTKGMQQAAESVEGVTVRNLETIYGFDTRAIDAQKERELTREQDRIVFMFPTHWFNITPMMKAYMNDVWGSVGPGLWQGKEMLLVTTAAGGASTYGESGRIGVKLEDVFLPMKASALHAGMTYLTPSAFQSVSRSKLPEYQQALIERLTH; encoded by the coding sequence ATGAAATGGAATAGCGTCATTAAGCAGGCTGGATTTTTTCTCGCCTTGCAAGTTCTGTGGCTTACATGCATCAATGTTGTGTCCGCTGCAGAGCAGGTTCATAAAACGGATATAAAAACGCTGGTTATTGTCTCACATCCCTATCCAGAAAGGTCAGTGATGACCAAGGGGATGCAGCAAGCGGCTGAAAGTGTTGAAGGAGTCACAGTCCGAAACCTAGAGACTATTTATGGTTTTGATACTCGCGCCATCGATGCACAAAAGGAGCGTGAGCTAACGAGAGAACAAGATCGCATTGTATTTATGTTTCCAACCCATTGGTTCAATATTACTCCGATGATGAAAGCTTACATGAATGATGTTTGGGGGAGTGTAGGACCTGGATTATGGCAGGGAAAAGAAATGCTGTTGGTGACGACTGCGGCTGGTGGAGCAAGTACCTACGGGGAATCGGGCAGAATAGGCGTTAAACTAGAAGATGTGTTCTTACCAATGAAAGCGAGTGCGCTACATGCAGGCATGACTTACCTAACGCCATCAGCATTTCAATCCGTCTCTCGTTCGAAATTACCTGAATATCAACAAGCGTTGATAGAAAGGCTAACACACTAA
- a CDS encoding carboxymuconolactone decarboxylase family protein yields the protein MFHIGRYFSKWSIFVASLLAVLTMNTATAAEGFDTKEKAIIPIAAFAASGEIEKLKVSLNEGLDAGLTINETKEVLGQLYAYAGFPRSLNALAAFMQVLEERKSNGIEDVVGPESSPLPTDKTSLEFGAENQTKLIGVEVKGPLFDFSPQIDEYLKSHLFGDIFARDVLTWKQREVATIATLSNIPGVNSQLAAHYSISMNNDVTVDELKEFITIIEKQVGEDVANNAQQVLDSVLNK from the coding sequence ATGTTTCATATAGGCAGATATTTCAGTAAATGGTCCATTTTTGTGGCGAGTTTGCTAGCGGTATTGACTATGAATACCGCAACGGCGGCAGAAGGTTTTGATACTAAAGAGAAGGCGATTATTCCGATCGCAGCGTTTGCCGCCAGTGGTGAAATCGAGAAGCTAAAAGTAAGCTTGAACGAAGGCTTGGACGCAGGTTTAACCATTAATGAAACCAAGGAAGTGCTGGGTCAGCTATACGCATATGCTGGTTTCCCTCGTAGCCTGAATGCATTGGCTGCATTTATGCAGGTTCTTGAAGAAAGAAAGAGCAATGGAATCGAAGACGTCGTTGGTCCAGAGTCATCGCCACTACCGACAGATAAAACCAGCCTTGAATTTGGTGCTGAAAACCAAACTAAACTCATCGGTGTTGAAGTAAAAGGGCCGTTATTTGATTTCTCTCCTCAAATTGATGAATACCTGAAATCTCATTTGTTTGGTGACATTTTTGCTCGTGATGTGCTGACTTGGAAACAACGTGAAGTCGCTACGATTGCGACTCTATCCAATATACCAGGTGTAAACAGCCAATTGGCAGCTCATTACAGCATTAGTATGAATAACGATGTAACCGTTGATGAGCTAAAAGAATTCATCACCATCATTGAAAAGCAAGTTGGTGAAGACGTGGCTAACAACGCACAACAAGTTCTGGACTCGGTCCTAAATAAATAA
- a CDS encoding cupin domain-containing protein: MKNKLILTLLAGMVSSTAMVSTTNAADDAAGSQQAYRAQDLKSFNGPEDLFTGNVKVDMLFPENDVANYSAAYVTFEKGARTAWHMHPAGQHMIVTSGVALTGTRDGKVIRFSENESVWCPPGIDHWHGATPDAPMTHLVVTASKDGKNVIWKEKVTDEQYVAGQ; encoded by the coding sequence ATGAAAAATAAACTCATATTAACGTTACTGGCAGGGATGGTTTCATCGACGGCAATGGTTTCAACTACCAATGCTGCTGACGATGCGGCAGGCAGCCAGCAAGCGTATCGCGCACAAGATCTTAAATCCTTTAACGGACCGGAAGATTTGTTCACAGGAAATGTAAAAGTGGACATGCTATTCCCTGAAAATGACGTCGCGAATTACAGCGCTGCTTATGTGACATTCGAAAAAGGCGCTCGTACCGCGTGGCACATGCATCCTGCAGGCCAGCATATGATTGTCACTTCTGGTGTGGCACTTACTGGTACCCGAGATGGTAAAGTGATTCGCTTTAGCGAAAACGAGAGCGTTTGGTGCCCACCGGGTATTGATCACTGGCACGGCGCGACCCCAGATGCACCAATGACACACCTTGTTGTTACAGCATCGAAAGATGGCAAAAATGTTATCTGGAAAGAGAAAGTGACTGACGAGCAATACGTTGCTGGTCAATAA
- a CDS encoding NAD(P)-dependent alcohol dehydrogenase → MKTIGYAAQSENTDLVPYHFEHRELRPNDVAIEITYCGVCHSDLHTVNGDWGPQPYPLVPGHEIVGIVTSVGAEASRYKVGDRVAVGCMVDSCQECDHCHDSEEQYCRNGMTPTYGAPDRHTGEITQGGYSKHIVVREEFVLSVPDSLDMSRTAPILCAGITTYSPLRTWNVTEGSRVGVIGLGGLGHMAVKLAVAMGAEVTVISRTTNKEEQAKALGAKAILASTDEQAMQAAASSFDLIIDTVPTKHDVNLYTPLLDLDGSLVIVGQVGPLDELMSVPLVFGRRRVAGSLIGGIAETQELLDFCADHDIYPECEMIKMNEINDAFKQLASGDLAHRFVIDMSSLA, encoded by the coding sequence ATGAAAACAATTGGGTACGCGGCACAATCAGAAAATACGGATCTTGTACCATATCATTTCGAACACAGAGAGTTACGTCCAAATGATGTCGCGATTGAAATAACCTATTGTGGTGTATGCCACTCAGATTTACATACCGTTAATGGTGATTGGGGACCTCAACCATATCCACTGGTTCCTGGTCACGAAATTGTTGGTATCGTTACCTCGGTAGGTGCGGAAGCATCTCGATACAAAGTAGGTGACCGAGTTGCCGTCGGTTGTATGGTGGACAGTTGTCAGGAATGCGACCACTGCCATGACAGCGAAGAACAGTACTGCCGCAATGGCATGACGCCGACTTACGGTGCACCAGATCGTCATACCGGTGAAATCACTCAAGGTGGTTACTCTAAACACATCGTGGTTCGTGAAGAGTTTGTATTAAGCGTTCCAGACTCGTTGGATATGTCTCGTACCGCGCCAATTCTTTGTGCAGGTATTACAACATACTCACCACTACGTACTTGGAACGTAACTGAAGGTTCGCGAGTCGGTGTGATCGGTCTAGGCGGTTTAGGTCACATGGCGGTGAAGCTTGCTGTGGCAATGGGTGCTGAAGTGACGGTAATTAGCCGTACAACCAATAAAGAAGAGCAAGCAAAAGCATTGGGTGCTAAAGCTATCCTGGCGTCAACAGACGAGCAGGCAATGCAAGCTGCGGCTTCTTCGTTCGATCTCATCATCGATACAGTACCAACCAAGCATGATGTCAATCTATACACGCCATTGTTGGATCTAGACGGATCACTTGTCATTGTTGGTCAGGTTGGTCCATTAGACGAGCTAATGAGCGTGCCTCTAGTATTTGGTCGTCGTCGCGTTGCTGGTTCGTTGATCGGCGGTATCGCTGAAACGCAAGAACTTCTGGATTTTTGTGCTGATCATGACATCTACCCAGAATGCGAAATGATCAAAATGAATGAAATTAACGATGCATTTAAGCAGCTCGCTTCTGGTGATTTAGCGCATAGATTTGTTATCGATATGTCTTCTCTGGCGTAG
- a CDS encoding cyclophilin-like fold protein — MKIRFVFDDRTVTATLNDSPSTQDFIAQLPLTLELEDYASTEKIAYLPSKLTKEGAPAGVSSKAGDISYYAPWGNLVVFYNNFGYASGLINLGKVDGDLSRFTSGGSMKVTIEVIE, encoded by the coding sequence ATGAAGATTCGTTTTGTATTTGATGATCGCACCGTCACTGCGACGTTAAATGATAGTCCGAGCACACAAGATTTTATCGCCCAACTACCATTAACTTTAGAGTTGGAAGATTACGCCAGTACTGAAAAAATAGCCTACCTACCATCGAAGTTAACCAAGGAAGGGGCGCCAGCTGGCGTGAGTTCCAAAGCGGGAGACATTTCTTACTACGCACCTTGGGGGAACTTAGTCGTGTTTTATAATAACTTTGGCTATGCATCTGGATTGATTAACCTCGGGAAAGTTGACGGCGATTTATCGCGCTTTACTTCTGGTGGTTCAATGAAAGTCACTATAGAGGTTATTGAATAA
- a CDS encoding UDP-glucose--hexose-1-phosphate uridylyltransferase, whose amino-acid sequence MSNVEFNPVDHPHRRYNPLTGQWILVSPHRAKRPWSGADEKAAIDELPSYDEKCFLCPTNERISGDANPDYQGTYVFNNDFAALMVDSPDAPESDNPLFKTQGVRGLSRVICFSPDHSETLPELPVDKIRGVIDTWNEQIEELGKEYIWVQAFENKGETMGCSQPHPHGQIWANSFLPNEIERKEQNLKAYYQEHGSNLLVDYVQAELKDGSRIVVETEHWLAVVPYWAAWPFETMLLPKTHIRRMSELSNEQRDDLAVAIKKLTSRYDNLFQCSFPYSMGWHYAPFFEQGTDVDHWQLHALFYPPLLRSATVRKFMVGYEMLAESQRDLTAEQAAQRLRDLSDLHYKEQ is encoded by the coding sequence ATGTCGAACGTTGAATTTAACCCAGTGGATCACCCACACCGCCGTTACAACCCACTAACGGGTCAATGGATTTTAGTTTCACCACACCGTGCAAAACGTCCTTGGAGTGGGGCGGATGAGAAAGCGGCGATTGATGAGTTACCAAGCTACGATGAGAAGTGTTTCCTGTGTCCGACAAATGAGCGTATCTCTGGCGATGCTAACCCAGATTATCAGGGCACGTACGTGTTTAATAACGACTTCGCTGCTCTGATGGTGGATTCACCAGATGCGCCAGAATCAGACAACCCACTATTCAAAACCCAAGGTGTACGCGGTTTGAGCCGAGTGATTTGTTTCTCTCCTGACCACAGCGAAACCTTACCTGAACTACCAGTAGACAAAATCCGTGGCGTGATTGATACGTGGAACGAGCAAATTGAAGAGCTAGGTAAAGAGTATATTTGGGTCCAAGCGTTTGAGAATAAGGGTGAAACTATGGGCTGTTCTCAGCCTCACCCACATGGTCAAATCTGGGCGAACAGTTTTTTACCAAATGAGATTGAACGTAAAGAGCAAAACCTAAAGGCTTACTACCAGGAACACGGTAGCAACCTGCTGGTGGATTACGTACAAGCTGAGCTAAAAGATGGCTCCCGTATCGTCGTTGAAACCGAGCATTGGTTGGCGGTTGTCCCTTACTGGGCGGCGTGGCCATTCGAAACCATGCTGCTACCCAAAACACACATTCGCCGTATGAGCGAGTTAAGTAATGAGCAGCGTGACGACTTGGCGGTAGCTATCAAAAAGCTGACCAGCCGTTATGACAATCTATTCCAATGTTCTTTCCCTTACTCAATGGGTTGGCACTACGCCCCTTTCTTTGAACAAGGCACAGATGTAGACCATTGGCAGCTTCACGCATTGTTCTACCCGCCACTTTTACGTAGCGCGACAGTTCGTAAGTTTATGGTGGGTTACGAAATGCTGGCTGAAAGCCAACGCGACTTAACCGCAGAGCAGGCGGCACAGCGTCTGCGTGATCTAAGTGATTTGCACTACAAAGAACAGTAA
- a CDS encoding MalY/PatB family protein: protein MSSFNFDQIVERKGSGSVKWDSMGNSSILPMWVADMDFRTAEPIVSALKQRVEHGVFGYTKVPDAYYAAVINWFGKRHNFHVQREWIQYTSGVVPALSAILKALTNPGDGAIVQTPAYNCFFSSIRNMDCHLVENPLVNRDGYYEMDFDDLERKASRSDVKVLILCNPHNPVGRAWTQEELTRLGEICFRHGVKVISDEIHCDLTFPGVQHQPFAALGDEFLANTVTTNSPSKSFNIAGLQIANIITADKQLRDKIDRVLNIHEVCDVNPFGVSALMAAYNESEAWLYALREYLHQNYLVVVEFINQHLPRLSVVQQEATYLAWIDCRQLDLPSAEIGEKLITEGALMLNQGAVYGTQGEGYIRLNMACPRAQLLDGLQRMARVLGNL from the coding sequence ATGTCATCTTTCAACTTTGATCAAATTGTTGAACGGAAGGGATCTGGCAGTGTTAAGTGGGATAGCATGGGGAACAGCTCTATTCTTCCGATGTGGGTCGCGGATATGGATTTCCGCACTGCCGAACCTATTGTAAGTGCATTGAAACAACGTGTTGAGCATGGCGTATTTGGTTACACCAAAGTCCCTGACGCTTATTACGCCGCGGTTATAAACTGGTTCGGTAAAAGACATAACTTTCACGTCCAACGTGAGTGGATTCAGTACACGTCAGGCGTAGTTCCTGCGTTATCAGCTATCCTGAAAGCACTGACCAATCCGGGTGATGGCGCTATTGTTCAAACTCCCGCGTATAACTGTTTTTTCAGTTCGATTCGCAATATGGACTGCCACCTTGTTGAAAATCCGCTGGTGAATCGTGATGGTTATTACGAGATGGATTTTGACGATCTTGAACGAAAAGCTTCTCGATCTGATGTGAAGGTTCTGATTCTATGCAACCCCCACAATCCGGTTGGCCGTGCGTGGACACAAGAAGAGCTGACCAGATTGGGTGAGATCTGCTTTAGACATGGTGTCAAAGTGATTAGCGACGAAATCCATTGTGATCTTACGTTTCCGGGAGTTCAACATCAGCCTTTTGCTGCCTTGGGGGATGAGTTTCTTGCTAACACAGTGACGACAAATTCTCCGAGTAAGTCGTTCAATATCGCAGGGCTACAAATCGCCAATATCATCACTGCTGATAAACAGCTACGTGACAAAATCGATCGCGTATTAAATATTCATGAAGTTTGTGATGTGAATCCTTTTGGCGTATCAGCATTAATGGCGGCATACAACGAAAGTGAAGCTTGGCTATATGCTCTGAGAGAGTATCTACATCAGAACTATTTGGTTGTCGTTGAATTTATTAACCAGCACTTACCACGTTTGAGTGTCGTTCAGCAGGAAGCCACGTATTTGGCATGGATTGATTGTCGTCAGCTAGATTTGCCTTCCGCAGAAATCGGCGAAAAACTGATAACTGAAGGCGCTCTTATGCTCAATCAGGGCGCGGTTTACGGCACCCAAGGCGAGGGTTACATTCGTCTCAATATGGCTTGCCCGAGAGCGCAACTACTCGATGGGCTTCAGAGAATGGCACGCGTTTTAGGTAACCTCTAA
- a CDS encoding AraC family transcriptional regulator, which produces MNDSQNTNVAASILAEKIQKWTGDATQFDTEIPGLRLSRWTTPTPPTSYTHNPSICLIAQGKKRVFLGDDSFTYDANHFLISSVDLPITANIMKASEDEPYLGLIMELDLQEISQLIVDSEFSFKTNKEAQKGIAVGELSGSLQDAFIRLMTLLDEPDNIKILAPVIKREIFYRLLMTEQGARLNQIVTTGSHSHQIAKAIDWLKNNFVKPLSVGDLAAYSGMSKSAFYTHFRSMTSMTPLQFQKKLRLSEARRLMLTENLDAMATTFKVGYESPSQFSREYSRLFGLPPSKDIKALKEANIS; this is translated from the coding sequence ATGAACGATTCACAAAACACAAACGTAGCAGCATCAATCCTTGCTGAAAAAATCCAAAAATGGACCGGTGATGCCACACAATTTGATACCGAAATCCCAGGACTTAGATTAAGTCGCTGGACAACGCCTACACCACCAACCAGCTACACTCACAACCCAAGCATCTGTCTGATTGCTCAAGGAAAAAAGCGTGTTTTTCTGGGTGATGATAGCTTCACGTATGATGCCAATCATTTCCTGATCTCGTCAGTTGATCTCCCTATCACTGCCAACATAATGAAAGCAAGCGAAGATGAACCCTACCTTGGACTGATAATGGAACTGGATTTACAAGAGATTTCCCAACTCATTGTAGATAGTGAGTTTTCTTTTAAGACCAACAAGGAAGCACAGAAAGGTATTGCTGTAGGAGAACTGTCAGGCTCGCTACAAGATGCGTTTATTCGCCTTATGACTCTACTAGACGAGCCTGATAACATTAAGATCTTGGCTCCGGTAATCAAACGAGAGATTTTTTACCGATTATTAATGACTGAGCAAGGCGCACGATTAAACCAAATCGTGACGACAGGTAGCCATAGTCACCAAATCGCCAAAGCCATTGACTGGCTAAAGAACAACTTTGTCAAACCATTAAGCGTAGGCGACCTTGCAGCGTACAGTGGTATGAGTAAATCTGCTTTTTACACGCATTTCCGTTCAATGACATCGATGACGCCATTACAGTTCCAGAAGAAATTGCGACTCAGTGAAGCGCGTCGATTGATGCTGACAGAAAACTTAGATGCAATGGCAACAACATTTAAAGTTGGATATGAAAGCCCTTCCCAATTTAGCCGCGAATACAGTCGCTTGTTTGGTTTGCCACCTTCGAAAGACATTAAAGCGCTCAAAGAAGCCAACATCTCTTAA
- the galK gene encoding galactokinase, whose translation MSDLIQNVKASFESVLGYAPSHIIQAPGRVNLIGEHTDYNDGFVLPCAINYQTVVAAAKREDNLVRVVSVDYDNAVDEFDITQEITFQEDKMWANYIRGVVKCLLARGYQFTGADISVSGNVPQGAGLSSSAALEVVIGQTFKVLFNLEISQAEIALNGQQAENEFVGCNCGIMDQMISAEGRENHAMLLDCRSLETEAVSMPEDMAVVIINSNKKRGLVDSEYNTRREQCEEAARIFGVKALRDVTIEQFNEKVSELDELVAKRARHVITENDRTVEAAKALRSHDIKRMSELMAQSHASMRDDFEITVKEIDLLVEMVKEVIGEEGGVRMTGGGFGGCIVSLVPPALVDKVKSAVEAKYEAATGLKASIYVCKAKDGAGLVEAL comes from the coding sequence ATGTCTGATTTAATCCAAAATGTGAAAGCGTCTTTTGAGAGCGTGTTGGGCTATGCGCCAAGCCATATTATCCAAGCGCCTGGTCGTGTAAACCTGATTGGTGAACATACCGACTACAACGATGGTTTTGTACTGCCATGTGCAATTAACTATCAAACGGTTGTTGCGGCAGCAAAGCGTGAAGACAACCTGGTACGCGTGGTATCGGTTGATTACGATAACGCGGTTGATGAATTCGATATCACTCAAGAAATCACATTCCAAGAAGACAAAATGTGGGCAAACTACATTCGCGGTGTCGTGAAGTGTCTTCTGGCTCGTGGCTACCAGTTTACCGGTGCTGATATCTCTGTCAGCGGCAATGTTCCTCAAGGTGCGGGGTTGAGCTCATCAGCGGCACTGGAAGTCGTGATTGGTCAGACGTTCAAAGTGCTCTTCAACCTGGAAATAAGCCAGGCGGAAATCGCATTAAATGGTCAGCAAGCCGAGAACGAATTTGTTGGTTGTAACTGTGGCATCATGGATCAAATGATTTCGGCAGAAGGCCGTGAAAACCACGCCATGTTATTGGACTGCCGTAGTCTGGAAACAGAAGCTGTTTCTATGCCTGAGGACATGGCAGTCGTGATCATTAACTCGAATAAAAAACGTGGCTTGGTAGACAGCGAATACAACACTCGTCGTGAACAGTGTGAAGAAGCGGCACGAATCTTTGGTGTTAAAGCTCTGCGTGATGTCACCATTGAGCAGTTCAACGAGAAAGTCTCTGAGTTGGATGAATTGGTGGCAAAACGTGCGCGTCACGTGATCACTGAAAACGATCGCACAGTCGAAGCGGCAAAAGCGCTCCGTTCGCATGATATTAAACGAATGAGTGAACTGATGGCTCAGTCTCATGCATCAATGCGTGATGATTTCGAAATTACCGTCAAAGAAATCGACCTCCTAGTTGAGATGGTGAAAGAGGTGATTGGCGAAGAAGGAGGTGTGCGCATGACCGGTGGTGGATTCGGTGGCTGTATCGTATCTCTCGTTCCACCTGCATTGGTGGACAAGGTGAAATCGGCGGTAGAAGCTAAATATGAAGCTGCGACAGGTTTAAAAGCATCGATTTATGTGTGCAAAGCTAAAGATGGCGCAGGTCTGGTTGAAGCGTTGTAA
- a CDS encoding DUF3737 family protein, with amino-acid sequence MTLSKTIQDQLCQQEKLCDTFFEGERPLYAEENKYLHKVRFYPGESALKHSQNIMVKHCEFMGKYPFWHSNDILIEQSLFTVYARAAIWYSENLTMNNCVIEAPKMFRRVSNLTIENTRFPNAGETLWMCDNVNLNNVEMRGADYVFLNCENVEIDGFKLQGNYSFQDAKNVTIRNAYLDSKDAFWGTENVTVYDSVLDGEYLGWHSKNLRLVNCTIRGEQPLCYAQDLIMENCVMEETDLCFEYATLNAEIVSDIISIKNPLSGSIKARSIGEIIFDKNCKNPGGCTIETEFEVRT; translated from the coding sequence ATGACACTATCGAAAACAATCCAAGACCAACTCTGTCAGCAAGAAAAATTATGCGACACCTTCTTTGAAGGTGAGAGACCATTATACGCTGAAGAAAATAAATATCTGCATAAAGTGCGATTTTACCCGGGCGAGTCAGCGTTAAAACATTCGCAAAATATCATGGTTAAACACTGTGAGTTTATGGGTAAATATCCCTTCTGGCATAGCAATGACATCTTGATTGAGCAGAGCCTGTTTACGGTATACGCACGAGCTGCTATCTGGTACTCAGAGAACCTGACGATGAATAACTGCGTGATCGAAGCGCCTAAAATGTTTCGCCGTGTCTCGAATCTTACTATCGAAAATACGAGATTCCCGAATGCGGGTGAAACCTTGTGGATGTGTGATAACGTCAATTTAAACAATGTTGAAATGCGCGGCGCCGACTATGTTTTTTTGAACTGTGAAAATGTAGAAATTGATGGCTTCAAGCTACAAGGAAACTACTCGTTCCAAGACGCTAAAAACGTCACTATTCGCAACGCGTATTTGGACTCTAAAGACGCATTTTGGGGCACAGAAAATGTTACGGTATACGACAGCGTCTTAGATGGTGAATATTTAGGTTGGCACTCAAAAAATTTACGTTTGGTTAATTGCACCATTCGAGGTGAGCAGCCGTTGTGTTACGCGCAAGATCTAATCATGGAAAATTGCGTTATGGAAGAGACGGATCTGTGTTTTGAATACGCGACATTGAACGCTGAAATTGTTTCCGACATCATCAGTATCAAGAATCCTTTATCTGGCTCTATTAAAGCACGCTCAATCGGAGAAATTATCTTTGATAAGAACTGCAAGAACCCGGGAGGATGCACAATTGAAACGGAATTTGAGGTGAGAACATAA
- a CDS encoding carboxymuconolactone decarboxylase family protein translates to MQEHFSGKEQAIIPIAAFTASGELEKLKMSLVEGLNAGLTISETKEILVQMYAYTGFPRSLNALGAFMSVIEERKQQGIFDTEGEPASPLPTDVSSLSFGTKNQTQLVGQVVSGPLFDFAPEIDQYLKAHLFGDIFQRDVLTWKERELATIAALANMQGVNGQLQAHFGISLNNGITPALLKTFIGELKQHCGEDVALNADQVLDNILG, encoded by the coding sequence ATGCAAGAACACTTTTCTGGTAAAGAACAAGCCATCATTCCAATAGCAGCATTCACTGCAAGTGGTGAGCTTGAAAAGCTGAAGATGAGTTTGGTCGAAGGGTTGAATGCTGGCCTCACCATCAGCGAAACCAAAGAAATACTGGTACAGATGTACGCATACACTGGTTTTCCCAGAAGCCTCAACGCGCTTGGGGCATTTATGTCTGTTATAGAAGAGCGTAAGCAGCAAGGAATCTTTGATACAGAAGGCGAGCCTGCAAGCCCTCTACCAACAGACGTAAGCAGTTTAAGTTTTGGTACTAAAAACCAAACCCAGTTAGTTGGGCAAGTTGTCTCTGGCCCTTTGTTTGATTTTGCCCCCGAAATTGACCAGTACCTAAAAGCACATCTGTTTGGTGACATTTTCCAGCGTGATGTACTGACATGGAAAGAACGAGAGCTTGCGACGATAGCAGCCTTGGCAAATATGCAGGGTGTTAATGGCCAGCTTCAGGCACATTTTGGTATCAGTTTAAATAATGGTATCACGCCAGCCTTGTTGAAAACGTTTATTGGCGAACTAAAACAGCACTGTGGTGAGGATGTTGCATTAAATGCCGATCAAGTTCTGGATAATATTTTAGGCTAA